The sequence TTGTTTTAACAACCTCCGCTTTCACAGATTTGCTTGCTATTCAaaggtggggttttgttttgttttgtggctcCTGTATCTGGCATTACCCCAGCAGAAAATGTAGGGCACAAGCTAACAGGATATTTGGAGCGTTTAATGAAAGGTCTGGTTACACAGGTATGGGCAGAGCTAAGGAAAATCTATAAAGGATGCTGACTGAAGCCCCCAGAGATAAGGcctgaagagaaaggggaagaagttACGAGAACCCAGGAGGGCTGTGGCGGTAAGGGTAGTTGTAGCTGTGCCTGTAGGAAAGGGCCACCACACGGGCTCTAAGTCCTCAGGCAGAGTAACACCTCCACTGCCAAACTGCAGCCTggtggacagagagagccagaaagtCACAAACCCCCAGCCGCCCTCCTCGCGCCCTCCAGctcctgtctgtgtctccctttcgcTGAAAGCAACCaggagccagagacagagggagcccgTTGATGAGGACGATAAGGACAGAGAGGCGGGTAGAGAAGATGGAAATGAGATGTGATGGCAAATGGGGAAAATCCATCTCTTCTTATGGCCTCCTCCCAGTTGATGTTTCCTGGGACTTCGTCTCTGTATGCGAGTCGGTCAGTTTCTCATTGTATCTCCTCAGTATGTTTGTTTCACTCTTTGCATCTCCGTATCTGGTGCCACTTCTCCGGAATAATCTCTCATTATCATCATAGATGCCTTGAGAACTGATTTCAattttgtagggttttttgttttgttttgttttttaaagtaggagtACACAGGTATTTAGAAGTACTTTAAGTTTATGATTTTGGCTGCCCTAGAAAGAAATCCATTGTAAGAGTGACCTACATTGTGTCCCCCACAACAGAactgggcactggggacacactaatggacagaaagaaaagcactTCCTGTCCTCATAGAGCTCACACACTGGGCCATTTCTGGCCAAGAGGCTTGGCCATACTCACACCTGTCATAGAAAAAGGTCACATTCCTTTCATGACCCTAAATCACGATCTCCTTTCTGGTGGATGGACCACACTAAGTCACTGAGATTGTCCACAGGTTATGCCTGAGTCTTCTGACTTCCTTGTCTTAAGAGAAAATCTCAGTCCCAGGCAGAAAGAATGCCAAGCTCAGAGTCCTGTTGTCATCACACATAACCCGTCCAGAATTTTCAATTCCTGCCTCCCCCCGCCAGACCTGGCATGAGCCCTAGAATATTCCCATGTCAGTAGAGGGTCCATGTTGCGGTAGAGAGAGCCCAGTTTTAGAGTTAGAGAGAACTGGTCTGAATCCAGGTTCCAGAACTTCAGAGCAACGTGGCCTTCAGCAAGTATCCTAATTTCTGCAGGCCTCCGTTTCCCTCCTCGGTAACATGGAGACAGTAATCCTCATGTAGCAGGCTGGCCCTGAGAATCAgggggcacacagcaggtgctcaagtCTTATTTGTGTTCCCAGGAATACCAGTGGAGGGTTTCTGAGCATCGATCCTACAGCCCCGGCCTGGGAGGGCACACTCACACCAGTGAATGGAAGTGACAAGGACCATCTTCCAAGTAACAACGTGGAAATCCTGATCGTGACTTTGCTGACCTTCATCTTTGCCCTGGGCGGGCTGGTGGGAAACGTGACCGTGCTCTGGCTGCTGGGCTGCCGCATGCAGAGGAACGCTTTCTCCGTCTACATCCTCAACCTGGCAGGAGctgacttcctcttcctctcctcccaggtTGTATATGCCCTGGAGGCGCTCATCAACTTCCATTCGGTGTACTTTTTCATCCCCAGATTTTTCACCACCATGTGGACCTTCGCCTACATCGCGAGCGTGAGCATTCTCAGCGCCATCAGCACCGAGCGCTGCCTGTCGGTCCTTTGTCCCATCTGGTACCGCTGCCACCGCCCAAGACACACGTCAACTGTGACGTGTGGCCTGCTCTGGGCCCTCTCCCTGCTGCTGAGCATCCTGGAAGGGGAGTACTGTGGCTTCCTGTTTAGGGATTTTGACCCTGGATTGTGTCTGGTGTTTGATTTTGTCACGGCCGCCTGGCTGATTTTCTTATTTGTGCTTCTCTCTGGGTCCAGCCTGGCCC is a genomic window of Acinonyx jubatus isolate Ajub_Pintada_27869175 chromosome D1, VMU_Ajub_asm_v1.0, whole genome shotgun sequence containing:
- the MRGPRX2 gene encoding mas-related G-protein coupled receptor member X2 codes for the protein MVLRNTSGGFLSIDPTAPAWEGTLTPVNGSDKDHLPSNNVEILIVTLLTFIFALGGLVGNVTVLWLLGCRMQRNAFSVYILNLAGADFLFLSSQVVYALEALINFHSVYFFIPRFFTTMWTFAYIASVSILSAISTERCLSVLCPIWYRCHRPRHTSTVTCGLLWALSLLLSILEGEYCGFLFRDFDPGLCLVFDFVTAAWLIFLFVLLSGSSLALLTRLLWGSQRMQLTRLYVTVGLTVLAFLFCGLPYGIHWFLVFWIQQGFDESLWYLYLAALTLSCVNSCANPIIYFFVGSFRQRWPRQRKTLRMVLQRALQDASGGDDSEVRLPQETLAMSGNSLVP